A stretch of Arcobacter arenosus DNA encodes these proteins:
- a CDS encoding Rieske 2Fe-2S domain-containing protein: MSNETNRRDFLGYTFAAVAAVGGAASLVGMKQVWDPLPSVLAGGFTTIDLSALKAGQPETFTWRGKPIFVLKKTAEMEDNKRDLVIGDDKFTVAIGLCTHLGCIPAWKKTQWKCACHGGEFNASGEQIFGPPPRPLDLPPFSVKGTSIVLGEEGPEYQKIAAAMMA; encoded by the coding sequence ATGTCTAACGAAACAAATAGACGAGATTTTCTAGGTTATACATTTGCAGCTGTTGCGGCAGTTGGTGGGGCGGCTTCACTTGTAGGTATGAAGCAAGTGTGGGATCCGTTACCAAGTGTATTAGCTGGTGGTTTTACAACTATTGATTTAAGTGCATTAAAAGCTGGTCAACCAGAAACATTTACTTGGAGAGGGAAACCAATTTTTGTTCTTAAGAAAACAGCTGAAATGGAAGATAACAAAAGAGATCTAGTTATTGGAGATGATAAATTTACAGTAGCTATTGGTCTATGTACACACCTTGGATGTATCCCTGCATGGAAGAAAACTCAATGGAAATGTGCCTGTCATGGTGGAGAATTTAATGCTAGTGGTGAACAAATTTTTGGACCACCACCAAGACCACTTGATTTACCTCCATTTAGTGTTAAAGGAACTTCTATCGTACTTGGTGAAGAAGGTCCTGAATATCAAAAAATCGCTGCTGCGATGATGGCATAA
- a CDS encoding diguanylate cyclase → MRLLFLAFIFLFSPFNFLYGKNNVSLQLKWKHQFQFAGFYMAKEKGFYDELNLNVKIDELQEKNPINSIINGSYDFAVGDSTIIFEKMSGKEITALLSIYQHSPMVLVGLEKNGLDHPRKLENKIIEIPKYSVGNIAIENLLINSRVNFIHKKPSFKIDDLINGKTDLISGYISNEPFRLKEKGFKSLIINPKDWGIDFYGDMLYTSNKFLKENPKIVENFHNATIKGWIYAFEHIEETVDLILEKYNTQGKSKKALIYEATKLKKLAGDLKNFGNLDPIKIRQIASNFSLQFENKFDFNKLDDFIYKNTNNKMFILNKEEELFLSQNNEFNVCTQYNFYPFDGVKSKKVIGIMGEYLNDISKLLNIKFNGIASNSNTQLNEKAKNGKCHLISSVSPESKRFKNYEVTTPFLWDDFWIISSIKVPVINVPDKIPKDRVFYVLFEVHKRLINDVYPELNIIVEKDIDKIMNIISKDEHTSFLSLGIYAERIIQKYGFDKFKVNEILTNAKISGGLAVNKDLDLLKNILNKTIIYLEKNKKFNQIRQRYILKEYKIEKSNTHLIYILGFLIFILIITLYKYHLTKMEKLKLQEKLNNKLNAEKSALIQLKTAGIFHVKNNHFLWTNEKFTKMLGFEKDEIIGQNIKNIYKKDKILEIKLFKQIKEKRTFSGEVVLIKKDKTNLIVDFSANALENKDFKQKDDFEFIGMIIDISQKKKQEIQLRELNENLEQKVKEQTREIREQALRDSLTKAYNRNAYNEKINELLNEYSRYNIFFSIIYVDLDDFKKINDTFGHHKGDEVLINFCEIVKEHIRVNDELYRMGGEEFAILLPNTKLETAKIVSNKLLELLRENLKIDDKTPITVSGGLVQVLKNDTAETIYKRVDELLYKSKKRGKNRITFCDE, encoded by the coding sequence ATGAGATTACTTTTCCTTGCTTTTATTTTTCTTTTTTCTCCATTTAATTTTTTATATGGAAAAAATAATGTCTCACTCCAACTTAAATGGAAACATCAATTTCAGTTTGCTGGATTTTATATGGCAAAAGAAAAGGGTTTTTATGATGAGTTAAATCTAAATGTAAAAATTGATGAACTGCAAGAAAAAAACCCAATTAATTCAATTATAAATGGAAGTTATGATTTTGCAGTTGGTGATTCTACAATAATTTTTGAAAAGATGAGTGGTAAAGAGATTACAGCTTTACTTTCAATTTATCAACACTCACCAATGGTTTTAGTTGGACTTGAAAAAAATGGTCTTGATCACCCAAGAAAACTAGAAAATAAAATCATTGAAATACCAAAATATTCCGTTGGAAATATCGCAATTGAAAATCTATTAATTAATTCAAGAGTTAACTTTATTCACAAAAAACCAAGCTTTAAAATTGATGATTTAATAAATGGAAAAACTGATTTAATAAGTGGATATATCTCAAATGAACCCTTTAGATTAAAAGAAAAAGGTTTCAAATCTTTAATAATCAATCCAAAAGATTGGGGTATAGATTTTTATGGAGATATGCTTTATACTAGTAATAAATTTTTAAAGGAAAATCCAAAAATTGTTGAGAATTTTCATAATGCAACTATAAAAGGATGGATTTATGCCTTTGAACATATTGAGGAAACAGTAGATTTAATTTTAGAAAAATACAATACACAAGGAAAAAGTAAAAAAGCACTGATTTATGAGGCAACAAAACTTAAAAAATTAGCGGGAGATTTAAAAAATTTTGGAAATTTAGATCCAATTAAAATTAGACAAATCGCTTCAAATTTTTCCTTACAATTTGAAAATAAATTTGATTTCAATAAACTTGATGATTTTATTTATAAAAATACAAACAATAAAATGTTTATTTTAAACAAAGAAGAGGAACTTTTTTTATCTCAAAATAATGAATTTAATGTATGTACTCAATATAATTTCTACCCCTTTGATGGTGTAAAATCAAAAAAAGTCATAGGTATAATGGGTGAATATTTAAATGATATTTCCAAATTACTAAATATAAAATTTAATGGTATTGCCTCGAATTCAAATACGCAATTAAATGAAAAAGCAAAAAATGGTAAATGTCATTTAATCTCATCTGTATCACCAGAATCAAAAAGATTTAAAAATTATGAAGTTACCACTCCATTTTTATGGGATGATTTTTGGATTATCTCATCAATAAAAGTACCGGTAATTAATGTACCTGATAAGATACCAAAAGATAGAGTTTTTTATGTACTTTTTGAGGTTCATAAAAGACTTATTAATGATGTTTATCCTGAATTAAATATTATTGTAGAAAAAGATATTGATAAAATTATGAATATTATTTCTAAAGATGAACATACATCATTTTTATCTTTAGGGATTTACGCAGAGAGAATAATACAAAAATACGGTTTTGATAAATTTAAAGTAAATGAAATTTTAACAAATGCAAAAATTAGTGGGGGATTAGCTGTAAATAAAGATTTAGACTTATTAAAAAATATTTTAAATAAAACAATTATCTACCTTGAAAAAAACAAAAAATTCAATCAAATTAGGCAAAGATATATTTTAAAAGAGTATAAAATTGAAAAAAGCAATACCCACTTAATATATATTCTTGGTTTTTTAATTTTTATTTTGATTATAACTTTATATAAATATCACCTAACAAAAATGGAAAAATTAAAACTCCAAGAAAAGTTGAACAATAAATTAAATGCCGAAAAGTCTGCACTTATTCAACTAAAAACTGCTGGGATTTTTCATGTAAAAAACAACCATTTTTTATGGACAAATGAAAAATTTACTAAAATGTTAGGATTTGAAAAAGATGAAATCATTGGACAAAATATAAAAAATATATACAAAAAAGATAAAATACTTGAAATAAAACTTTTCAAACAAATAAAAGAAAAAAGAACCTTTAGTGGTGAAGTAGTTTTAATAAAAAAAGATAAAACAAATTTAATTGTTGATTTTTCTGCAAATGCTTTAGAAAATAAGGATTTTAAACAAAAAGATGATTTTGAATTTATTGGAATGATAATTGATATATCACAAAAGAAAAAACAAGAGATACAATTAAGAGAATTAAATGAAAACCTTGAACAAAAAGTAAAAGAACAAACACGAGAAATAAGAGAACAAGCATTAAGAGATTCTCTAACAAAAGCTTACAATAGAAACGCATATAATGAAAAAATAAATGAACTTTTAAATGAATACTCAAGATACAATATCTTTTTCTCCATAATTTATGTTGATTTAGATGACTTTAAAAAAATAAATGACACCTTTGGACATCATAAGGGAGATGAAGTATTAATAAACTTTTGTGAAATAGTAAAAGAACATATTAGAGTAAATGATGAATTGTATAGAATGGGTGGAGAAGAGTTTGCAATATTACTTCCAAATACAAAACTTGAAACAGCAAAAATAGTTTCTAACAAATTGCTCGAGTTGTTAAGAGAAAATCTAAAAATCGATGATAAAACTCCAATAACAGTTAGTGGGGGACTTGTTCAAGTTCTTAAAAATGATACCGCAGAAACTATATATAAAAGGGTAGATGAACTTTTATACAAATCTAAAAAAAGAGGAAAAAATAGAATTACATTTTGCGATGAATAA
- a CDS encoding 6-carboxytetrahydropterin synthase — MTWKISKSFDFCYGHRVWSQELNPEFSLDPCLKCRHLHGHQGKVVIYLESSQLQNGMVTDFKHLNWFKAFLDETLDHKFILDLNDPLFETLLPHYKKDELIKFNEGYYIPDLTKIKNEPKHILEMYEGYILVNFVPTSENLSAWFLEIAQEKMSKIGIKVASVEFAETPKSKSHVFA; from the coding sequence TTGACTTGGAAAATTTCTAAATCATTTGACTTTTGTTATGGTCATAGAGTTTGGTCACAAGAACTAAACCCAGAGTTTTCATTAGACCCATGTTTAAAGTGTAGGCACCTTCATGGACATCAAGGTAAAGTTGTAATTTACCTTGAATCATCACAATTACAAAATGGAATGGTTACAGATTTTAAACACCTAAATTGGTTTAAAGCCTTTTTAGATGAGACATTAGATCATAAATTTATACTTGATTTAAATGACCCACTATTTGAAACTTTATTACCCCATTATAAAAAAGATGAGTTAATTAAATTTAATGAGGGCTATTATATTCCTGACTTAACAAAAATAAAAAATGAGCCAAAACATATTTTAGAGATGTATGAGGGTTATATATTAGTTAATTTTGTACCAACAAGTGAAAATTTATCTGCTTGGTTTTTAGAGATTGCTCAAGAAAAAATGTCTAAAATAGGGATAAAAGTAGCAAGTGTAGAATTTGCAGAGACACCAAAAAGTAAAAGTCATGTATTTGCATAA
- the argB gene encoding acetylglutamate kinase has translation MQKKQHKVQTLLDAIPHIKKFYGKTIVIKYGGSAQTSPELKEKFAEDIVLLSLVGIKPIIVHGGGARISELLEKLEIKSEFVDGHRVTSEDTMRIVEMVLSGEINKNITSLLNHHGAKAIGISGKDSAIIKATPKENGKFGYTGVITEVNGTMINKLVEEGFIPVIAPIGDSAEPNHPGFNINADVAASKVAQAVKAQKVLFLTDTVGVLDKEGKLLNSLDKDDIENYKKDGTIAGGMIPKVDSCIDAIYNGVNKAHIIDGRVEHSILLELFTSDGVGTQFLRKDNPNNGIDLEKLLSEEN, from the coding sequence ATGCAAAAAAAACAACACAAAGTTCAAACTCTACTTGATGCTATTCCACATATCAAGAAATTTTATGGAAAGACTATTGTTATTAAATATGGTGGTTCTGCGCAAACAAGTCCTGAATTAAAAGAAAAATTTGCAGAAGATATTGTTCTTCTTTCACTTGTAGGTATTAAACCTATTATTGTTCATGGTGGGGGAGCAAGAATTTCTGAACTATTAGAAAAACTTGAGATTAAATCTGAATTTGTTGATGGACACCGAGTTACAAGTGAAGATACCATGAGAATAGTTGAAATGGTACTTTCAGGTGAAATAAATAAAAATATAACATCACTTTTAAATCACCATGGTGCAAAAGCAATTGGTATTTCAGGAAAAGATTCAGCAATTATTAAAGCAACACCAAAAGAGAATGGTAAATTTGGATATACTGGGGTTATAACAGAAGTTAATGGAACAATGATTAATAAATTAGTTGAAGAGGGATTTATACCTGTAATTGCACCAATTGGTGACAGTGCAGAGCCTAATCATCCTGGGTTTAATATCAATGCAGATGTTGCTGCATCTAAAGTAGCTCAAGCAGTAAAAGCACAAAAAGTTCTATTTTTAACTGATACAGTTGGAGTTTTAGACAAAGAGGGAAAACTATTAAACTCTTTAGATAAAGATGATATAGAGAATTATAAAAAAGATGGAACAATTGCAGGTGGTATGATTCCAAAAGTTGATTCATGCATTGATGCAATTTATAATGGTGTAAATAAAGCACACATTATTGATGGAAGAGTTGAACACTCTATTTTACTTGAATTATTTACAAGTGATGGAGTAGGAACTCAATTTTTAAGAAAAGACAATCCAAATAATGGTATTGATTTAGAGAAACTATTAAGTGAGGAAAACTAA
- a CDS encoding cytochrome b produces MAKFEKANSVGEWLDQRLNTTTLNKVLMTEYWIPKDINFLWAMGVLLATTFGILVISGLFLMMYYKPDVNLAFDSVNYTIMQEVAFGWLFRHMHGVAASVVFLIIYIHMFTGIYYGSYKQGREMIWISGMLLFMTFSAAGFSGYMLPWGQMSYWAAMVITNLFGGIPVIGDALVVWIRGDFNVADATLTRFFMLHVFLLPLVIMGIIVLHFYTLRIPHVNNQTSEDIDFDEEAEKYLSGNKKESKVIPFWPVFISKDLAVLGIFLIFYFYLVFFHYNFAMDPVNFDPADNMVTPAHIYPEWYFLWSYEVLRGFFFDVGPIKAFDIGLAAFGFANAIFLVLPWLDRDSKILPAHKRPKFFIWFWVLMADLIVLTVWGKLPPTGVNAYIGFVAAMVFIILFLALPIITKLDAKKRGDA; encoded by the coding sequence ATGGCAAAATTTGAAAAAGCAAACTCTGTTGGGGAATGGTTAGACCAAAGGCTTAACACTACAACTTTAAATAAAGTTTTAATGACAGAATACTGGATTCCAAAAGATATTAACTTTTTATGGGCGATGGGTGTTCTTTTAGCTACTACATTTGGTATCTTAGTAATCTCTGGATTATTCTTAATGATGTACTACAAACCAGATGTAAACTTAGCATTTGATTCAGTAAACTATACAATTATGCAAGAGGTTGCATTTGGTTGGTTATTTAGACATATGCATGGTGTTGCAGCTTCTGTTGTATTCTTAATTATCTATATTCACATGTTTACAGGTATCTACTATGGTTCTTATAAACAAGGTAGAGAAATGATTTGGATTTCAGGTATGTTATTATTTATGACATTCTCTGCTGCTGGATTCTCTGGATATATGTTACCATGGGGACAAATGTCTTACTGGGCTGCAATGGTTATTACAAACTTATTTGGTGGTATTCCAGTTATTGGTGATGCATTAGTTGTATGGATTAGAGGTGACTTTAACGTTGCTGATGCTACTTTAACAAGATTCTTTATGTTACACGTATTCCTTTTACCTTTAGTTATTATGGGTATTATTGTATTACACTTCTATACATTAAGAATTCCTCACGTAAATAACCAAACTTCTGAAGATATTGATTTTGATGAAGAAGCTGAAAAATATTTATCAGGAAACAAAAAAGAGTCAAAAGTTATTCCTTTCTGGCCAGTGTTTATCTCAAAAGATTTAGCTGTACTTGGTATTTTCTTAATTTTCTATTTCTACTTAGTGTTCTTCCACTATAACTTTGCAATGGACCCAGTTAACTTCGATCCTGCTGATAACATGGTTACTCCTGCGCACATTTATCCAGAGTGGTATTTCTTATGGTCATATGAAGTATTAAGAGGTTTCTTCTTTGATGTTGGTCCTATTAAAGCATTTGATATTGGTCTTGCTGCATTTGGTTTTGCTAATGCTATTTTCTTAGTATTGCCATGGTTAGATAGAGATTCAAAAATTTTACCAGCTCATAAAAGACCTAAATTCTTTATTTGGTTCTGGGTATTAATGGCAGACTTAATTGTATTAACAGTTTGGGGAAAATTACCTCCAACAGGTGTAAATGCATATATAGGTTTCGTTGCAGCAATGGTATTTATAATACTATTCCTAGCATTACCAATTATTACAAAACTAGATGCTAAAAAAAGGGGTGACGCATGA
- the queC gene encoding 7-cyano-7-deazaguanine synthase QueC encodes MSNKLTKRAVCILSGGMDSTLSSYIAKNEGYEIIAVHFNYGQRTEKRELKAFRDICNDLQIEEKYEIDIPFFTQIGASALTDASIDVPTGGVEPGVPITYVPFRNGIFLSIATAIAEKEEAQALFIGVVEEDSSGYPDCTDSFISKMTSAINEGTKETTKIEIKTPLVKLMKKDIVKKAIELDVPLKHTWSCYKEEDEACGVCDSCRLRLNGFKEANIIDPIPYKA; translated from the coding sequence ATGAGTAACAAATTAACTAAAAGAGCAGTTTGTATTTTAAGTGGAGGAATGGATTCTACACTTAGCTCTTATATAGCTAAAAATGAAGGTTATGAGATTATTGCAGTTCATTTTAATTATGGACAAAGAACAGAAAAAAGGGAATTAAAAGCCTTTAGAGATATTTGTAATGATTTACAAATTGAAGAAAAATATGAAATCGATATCCCATTTTTCACTCAAATTGGAGCGAGTGCATTAACAGATGCTTCAATTGATGTACCAACGGGTGGTGTTGAACCAGGTGTTCCAATTACCTATGTACCCTTTAGAAATGGTATATTTTTATCAATAGCAACTGCAATTGCAGAAAAAGAGGAAGCCCAAGCACTATTTATTGGAGTTGTTGAAGAGGATAGTTCTGGGTATCCAGATTGTACTGATTCATTTATTTCTAAAATGACTAGTGCAATAAATGAAGGGACTAAAGAAACAACAAAAATAGAAATAAAAACTCCCCTTGTTAAACTTATGAAAAAAGATATTGTTAAAAAGGCAATTGAGTTAGATGTACCTTTAAAACATACATGGTCATGTTATAAAGAAGAAGATGAAGCTTGTGGAGTTTGTGATTCATGTAGATTAAGACTTAATGGTTTTAAAGAAGCAAATATAATAGACCCGATTCCTTATAAGGCTTAA
- a CDS encoding molybdopterin molybdotransferase MoeA codes for MAIDVSEALNKIININTTLKFEIIPIEDAHGRISAQDIIAKISLPRFNNSAMDGYGIIYENKDEELSIVDTIFAGDDNSTLLKDSQAVKIMTGARIPENCTAIIPKEDCQYLDNDKIKVPNTIKKFQHIRYIGEDINEDEPLINIGDEINFSKITLLASQGISHIKVYKKPKIVIFSSGEELKLHYEKAEDYQIYNSNTPTFMSRCKELGCQVDFTGQARDSIESIKELVTNSLDADLIITSGGVSVGDADFTKDAFKEFDCQNIFDGIKIKPGKPTVLGKIRDTYILNLPGNPLASALIFEFFGKILIQKLIGSNKIHHNFIVAKMGEDFYNKKGRITIVPGYFDGEYFISEQKRSPGMVSTLSRSNCLIVLDENVSNIKKDSTIKILPINWNFFEKNSKDFLTYE; via the coding sequence ATGGCTATAGATGTAAGTGAAGCATTAAATAAAATCATAAATATAAATACAACTCTAAAATTTGAAATTATCCCCATTGAAGATGCACATGGAAGAATAAGTGCCCAAGATATTATTGCTAAAATCTCTTTACCTAGATTTAACAATTCTGCAATGGATGGATATGGAATAATTTATGAAAATAAAGATGAAGAGTTAAGTATTGTAGATACAATTTTTGCTGGAGATGATAATAGTACTTTGCTAAAAGATTCTCAAGCTGTTAAGATTATGACAGGAGCTAGAATTCCTGAAAATTGTACAGCAATTATCCCTAAAGAGGATTGCCAATACCTAGACAATGACAAAATTAAAGTACCAAATACAATAAAAAAGTTTCAACACATAAGATATATTGGTGAAGATATTAATGAAGACGAACCTTTAATTAATATTGGAGATGAGATAAACTTTTCTAAAATAACCCTACTGGCAAGTCAAGGGATTTCACATATAAAAGTTTATAAAAAACCAAAAATTGTAATCTTTTCAAGTGGTGAAGAATTAAAACTTCATTACGAAAAAGCAGAAGATTATCAAATATACAATTCTAACACGCCTACTTTTATGAGTAGATGTAAAGAGCTTGGATGTCAAGTTGATTTTACTGGACAAGCAAGGGATTCAATTGAATCAATTAAAGAATTAGTGACAAATTCATTGGATGCAGATTTAATAATCACTTCAGGTGGAGTTTCAGTTGGAGATGCAGATTTTACAAAAGATGCTTTTAAAGAGTTTGACTGTCAAAATATTTTTGATGGGATTAAAATAAAACCTGGAAAACCTACAGTTTTAGGGAAAATAAGAGATACATATATTTTAAACCTTCCAGGAAACCCCTTGGCAAGTGCATTAATTTTTGAATTTTTTGGAAAAATATTAATTCAAAAATTGATAGGTTCAAATAAAATACACCATAACTTTATAGTTGCAAAAATGGGTGAAGACTTTTATAACAAAAAAGGAAGAATCACTATTGTCCCAGGATATTTTGATGGTGAATATTTTATAAGTGAGCAGAAAAGAAGCCCTGGTATGGTTTCAACTCTAAGTAGAAGTAATTGTTTAATTGTCTTAGATGAAAATGTTTCAAATATTAAAAAAGATTCAACAATAAAAATTTTACCAATAAATTGGAACTTCTTTGAAAAAAATAGTAAGGATTTTTTAACATATGAGTAA
- a CDS encoding c-type cytochrome, with protein MRELKILAVVAALTLITYWGVEPFAHSQMHPHVAPADYKFKDVEGLNGMAGNAENGATLVQSNCTACHSIEKVGFPQLMDDASAAAAYGVVPPDLSTAGKLYNADYLAAFIKNPAKASKVEHKFVDGRVHPMPGYDWMQPQEIADMVAYLQSIAPKEMTNKEVFTDACQRCHGIKYGDMMKGTMAAKTPTANIKAYMGKIPPDLSQYIRSRGAEYLHTFVNDPQKHLEGTAMPRVGLTEEAETQVIAYMEEVGDSKKAEREALGPKFLIYLVIFAIFAFLWKASKWREVH; from the coding sequence ATGAGAGAATTAAAAATTTTAGCAGTTGTTGCTGCTTTAACACTTATTACATATTGGGGAGTTGAGCCATTTGCACACTCTCAAATGCACCCACATGTTGCACCTGCAGATTATAAATTTAAAGATGTAGAGGGATTAAATGGAATGGCTGGTAATGCAGAGAATGGAGCTACTTTAGTTCAATCAAACTGTACTGCTTGTCACTCTATTGAAAAAGTTGGATTTCCACAATTGATGGATGATGCTAGCGCTGCAGCTGCATATGGAGTTGTACCACCAGATTTAAGTACTGCTGGTAAACTTTATAATGCAGACTATTTAGCAGCATTTATTAAAAATCCTGCTAAGGCATCAAAAGTTGAGCATAAATTTGTAGATGGAAGAGTTCATCCAATGCCAGGTTATGATTGGATGCAACCTCAAGAGATTGCTGATATGGTAGCTTACTTACAATCTATTGCACCAAAAGAGATGACAAATAAAGAAGTATTTACTGATGCTTGTCAAAGATGTCATGGAATTAAATATGGTGATATGATGAAAGGTACTATGGCAGCAAAAACACCTACTGCAAATATCAAAGCATATATGGGTAAAATTCCACCAGATTTATCTCAATATATTAGATCAAGAGGTGCTGAGTATTTACATACATTTGTTAATGACCCTCAAAAACACTTAGAAGGTACAGCAATGCCTAGAGTTGGTTTAACTGAAGAAGCTGAAACTCAAGTTATTGCATATATGGAAGAAGTTGGTGATTCTAAAAAAGCTGAAAGAGAGGCTTTAGGACCTAAGTTCTTAATCTACTTAGTTATTTTTGCTATCTTTGCATTTTTATGGAAAGCAAGTAAATGGAGAGAAGTACACTAA
- a CDS encoding 16S rRNA (uracil(1498)-N(3))-methyltransferase: MQFSYHENSGQEILEIENDLYKYLIKARRHKENDQIAFRNLKDSKIYFYTLVEINRRNAIAKLVSSEEKIIENQKELHLVWCMVDPKTVEKSIASLNEIGVKKITFVYCEYSQKNFKLNLEKLEKILINSSSQCGRSSIIKLEISTDLEKFLEENNDCYALDFSKNSIESKKDDIKTIVLGCEGGFSIDERKLFDDEKIVGFDSSLILRSETAAISLASKILI, from the coding sequence ATGCAATTCTCTTATCATGAAAATAGTGGTCAAGAGATCCTAGAAATTGAAAATGATTTATATAAATATTTAATTAAAGCAAGACGTCATAAAGAAAATGACCAAATAGCTTTTAGAAATTTAAAAGATTCAAAAATTTATTTTTATACTTTAGTTGAAATAAATAGACGGAATGCTATAGCAAAACTAGTTTCAAGCGAAGAAAAAATAATAGAAAATCAAAAAGAGCTTCATCTTGTATGGTGTATGGTTGACCCTAAAACAGTTGAAAAATCTATTGCTTCTTTAAATGAAATTGGTGTAAAAAAAATCACTTTTGTATATTGTGAATATTCACAAAAAAACTTTAAATTAAATTTAGAAAAATTAGAGAAAATATTAATTAATTCATCAAGTCAATGTGGTAGAAGTTCAATTATCAAATTAGAAATTAGTACTGATTTAGAGAAGTTCTTAGAAGAAAACAATGATTGTTATGCTTTAGATTTTTCAAAAAACTCTATAGAATCAAAAAAAGATGATATTAAAACTATTGTTTTGGGTTGTGAAGGTGGTTTTTCTATTGATGAAAGAAAACTTTTTGATGATGAAAAAATTGTTGGATTTGATTCGAGTTTAATATTAAGAAGTGAAACTGCAGCTATTTCTTTAGCTTCAAAGATTTTAATTTAA
- the thrC gene encoding threonine synthase, whose amino-acid sequence MFIETRGNDGVKPQEVTFSEAILSPSASFGGLYVPKELPKLEENFIQNHIDKSYKQLAYDILKAFEIDIEEEEINKALALYDNFDDPSNPCPVVKVKDDLFVHEQYHGPTRAFKDMALQPFGSILSSIAKNRNEKYLILAATSGDTGPAALNTFKNKGNIQVACLYPDGGTSDVQRLQMVCEDGDNLKVLGIHGNFDDAQTALKNLLASKTFKEELENDGIKLSAANSVNFGRIIFQIIYHFWSYIQLLKQEEISFGEKIYLVVPSGNFGNVLGGFYAQQMGVPVEKLLVASNENNILTEWINTGVYDIRNKELKLTKSPAMDILKSSNIERVIYSLYGADRTKEFFDDLNEKKVFKMTQEETKLLQNYFHAVNSDDAYGAKKIKEFLKEDYLMDPHTATCLKAYETLKEKPLKTVIYSTAEWTKFSPTVLQALHEDSKTYPDKEALDIISKEYNAVQPDSIKKLFTAKINHDTVISKEKIEEEIIKFIKD is encoded by the coding sequence ATGTTTATTGAAACAAGAGGTAATGATGGAGTTAAACCACAAGAAGTAACTTTTAGTGAAGCAATATTAAGTCCAAGTGCTTCATTTGGAGGATTATATGTACCTAAAGAATTACCAAAACTAGAAGAAAATTTTATACAAAATCATATAGACAAGAGTTATAAACAATTAGCTTATGATATTTTAAAAGCCTTTGAAATAGACATTGAAGAAGAGGAGATAAATAAAGCATTAGCACTTTATGATAACTTTGATGATCCTTCAAATCCATGTCCTGTAGTTAAAGTAAAAGATGATTTATTTGTTCATGAACAATACCATGGTCCAACAAGAGCTTTCAAAGATATGGCTTTACAACCATTTGGTTCAATTCTTTCTTCTATAGCAAAAAATAGAAATGAAAAATATTTAATACTAGCTGCAACATCTGGTGATACAGGTCCAGCAGCTCTTAATACATTTAAAAATAAAGGTAATATTCAAGTAGCTTGTTTATACCCAGATGGAGGGACATCAGATGTTCAAAGACTTCAAATGGTTTGTGAAGATGGAGACAACTTAAAAGTATTAGGGATTCATGGAAACTTTGATGATGCACAAACTGCACTTAAAAATCTACTTGCTTCAAAAACTTTTAAAGAAGAGTTGGAAAATGATGGTATAAAACTATCTGCTGCAAACTCTGTAAATTTTGGTAGAATTATTTTCCAAATTATCTATCACTTTTGGTCATATATACAGCTTCTTAAACAAGAAGAGATTAGCTTTGGCGAAAAAATCTATTTAGTTGTTCCAAGTGGTAATTTTGGAAATGTACTTGGTGGTTTTTATGCTCAACAAATGGGTGTTCCAGTTGAAAAACTTTTAGTTGCATCTAATGAAAATAATATTTTAACAGAGTGGATTAACACAGGAGTTTATGATATTAGAAATAAAGAGTTGAAACTAACAAAATCTCCAGCAATGGATATTTTAAAATCTTCAAATATAGAAAGAGTTATCTATTCATTATATGGAGCAGATAGAACAAAAGAGTTTTTTGATGACTTAAATGAGAAAAAAGTTTTCAAAATGACACAAGAAGAGACAAAACTGTTACAAAACTACTTCCATGCTGTAAATTCTGATGATGCTTATGGAGCTAAGAAAATCAAAGAGTTTTTAAAAGAAGATTATCTTATGGATCCACATACAGCAACATGTTTAAAAGCTTATGAAACATTAAAAGAAAAACCATTAAAAACTGTTATTTATTCAACAGCTGAATGGACAAAATTTTCACCAACAGTATTACAAGCTTTACATGAAGATAGTAAAACATACCCTGATAAAGAAGCTTTAGATATAATTTCTAAAGAATATAATGCAGTTCAACCTGATTCTATTAAAAAATTATTTACAGCAAAAATAAATCATGACACTGTAATTTCTAAAGAAAAAATAGAAGAAGAAATCATAAAATTTATTAAAGACTAA